Proteins encoded together in one Bosea sp. (in: a-proteobacteria) window:
- a CDS encoding cation-translocating P-type ATPase: MLQRFASGLSVALTAATVIGLLLALAGGWLPERGFAPQITLAGTALAYLAGGVPTGWRAARALWRDHVFDIDLLMIIAAIAAAIVGAAVEGAVLLTLFSLSTTLEERAMGRARRAIEALMLLRPETALRKTQDGTIEEIPAADLGVGDLVVLRPGARVPADGVIVTGRGSLDESTITGESMPVRREPGAQVFEATVNLDGVLEVRIAKNLEHSTVARMIALVTQAQAAKAPSERFSAWFGQRYTVAVLLGSLVALSVFLWLGNPWETALYRAATMLVAASPCAIVISVPAAILSALSAAARGGVLFKGGAALETLASVDVFAFDKTGTLTTGRASVMGLVALNGDEDRLIATLAGLEAHSEHPIADALRREAARRGLAVRVARNVRALPSAGITGEDDVGPLWAGNRRMVEAMGASADQAALQVLRDGAETVVYLGRGADLLGAVSVADRPRETSAGALAALRAGGVTTILMMTGDRRPVALRIGDELGLKDGEIHAEMLPQDKVRLVAEAGRGRKLAFVGDGVNDAAALARADVGVAMGVAGSEVALQAADVALLSEDMGRLAAAHRLSRRTAAVIRQNLAFAIGAMLILVTGAAFFALPLPLAVIGHEGGTVLVVLNGLRLLGDPIRDVSRPSLPARPEEPGSDRPGAG, translated from the coding sequence GTGTTGCAGCGTTTTGCGTCGGGCCTGTCCGTCGCGCTCACGGCCGCGACCGTGATCGGTCTCCTGCTCGCCCTTGCGGGCGGCTGGCTTCCGGAGCGCGGGTTTGCGCCCCAGATCACCCTGGCCGGCACGGCGCTCGCCTATCTGGCCGGGGGCGTGCCGACCGGGTGGCGGGCGGCGCGAGCGCTCTGGCGCGACCATGTCTTCGACATCGACCTCCTGATGATCATCGCCGCCATCGCGGCGGCGATCGTCGGCGCCGCGGTCGAGGGGGCGGTGCTGCTGACGCTGTTCAGCCTGTCGACGACGCTCGAGGAGCGGGCGATGGGGCGGGCCCGGCGCGCCATCGAGGCGCTGATGCTGCTGCGCCCCGAAACGGCGCTGCGCAAGACGCAGGACGGCACGATCGAGGAGATCCCGGCGGCCGATCTCGGCGTCGGCGATCTGGTGGTGCTTCGCCCCGGCGCGCGCGTTCCGGCCGATGGCGTGATCGTCACCGGGCGCGGCTCGCTGGACGAATCCACGATCACCGGCGAATCGATGCCGGTTCGCCGGGAGCCCGGCGCCCAGGTCTTCGAGGCGACGGTCAATCTCGACGGGGTTCTCGAGGTCAGGATCGCGAAAAACCTCGAGCACTCCACCGTTGCCCGGATGATCGCGCTCGTCACGCAGGCGCAAGCCGCGAAGGCGCCTTCCGAACGGTTCAGCGCCTGGTTCGGGCAGCGTTACACGGTCGCGGTGCTGCTCGGCTCGCTCGTCGCGCTCAGCGTCTTCCTCTGGCTCGGAAACCCGTGGGAGACGGCGCTCTACCGGGCTGCGACCATGCTGGTGGCGGCCAGCCCCTGCGCCATCGTGATCTCCGTGCCCGCCGCGATCCTGTCGGCGCTGTCGGCGGCGGCGCGCGGCGGCGTGCTGTTCAAGGGCGGGGCCGCGCTCGAAACGCTCGCGAGCGTCGACGTCTTCGCCTTCGACAAGACGGGGACCCTGACGACGGGGCGCGCCAGCGTGATGGGCCTCGTCGCGCTCAATGGCGACGAGGATCGCCTGATCGCGACGCTGGCCGGCCTCGAGGCCCATTCCGAGCATCCGATCGCCGATGCCCTGCGGCGCGAGGCCGCCCGGCGCGGCCTCGCCGTCCGCGTGGCGCGAAACGTCCGGGCGCTGCCCAGCGCCGGCATCACGGGCGAGGACGATGTCGGGCCGCTCTGGGCGGGAAACCGCCGGATGGTCGAGGCCATGGGCGCCTCGGCCGACCAGGCGGCTTTGCAGGTGCTTCGGGACGGAGCCGAGACCGTGGTCTATCTCGGGCGCGGGGCCGATCTCCTCGGTGCCGTCAGCGTCGCCGACCGGCCGCGCGAGACCTCCGCCGGCGCGCTCGCGGCGCTCAGGGCCGGCGGGGTGACGACGATCCTGATGATGACCGGCGACAGGCGGCCGGTCGCGCTGCGCATCGGGGATGAGCTCGGTCTCAAGGACGGGGAGATCCATGCGGAGATGCTGCCGCAGGACAAGGTCCGGCTGGTCGCCGAAGCGGGGCGGGGACGAAAGCTCGCCTTCGTCGGCGACGGGGTCAACGACGCGGCGGCGCTGGCGCGCGCCGATGTCGGCGTCGCCATGGGGGTGGCGGGCTCCGAGGTCGCGCTCCAGGCGGCCGATGTGGCGCTGCTGTCGGAGGATATGGGGCGGCTGGCGGCGGCGCATCGGCTGTCGCGGCGGACCGCGGCGGTCATCCGTCAGAACCTCGCCTTCGCGATCGGCGCCATGCTCATCCTCGTGACCGGCGCCGCCTTCTTCGCGCTGCCGCTGCCGCTCGCGGTCATCGGGCATGAGGGTGGGACGGTGCTCGTCGTCCTCAACGGCCTGCGGCTCTTGGGCGATCCGATCCGCGACGTGTCGCGGCCATCCCTGCCTGCCCGGCCGGAGGAGCCGGGTTCCGATAGGCCAGGAGCAGGATAA
- a CDS encoding VpsF family polysaccharide biosynthesis protein (VpsF, distantly related to oligosaccharide ligases, is encoded next to the probable flippase VpsE.), producing MSEIAAEYLSAQARRRNAVTLLFFLLAALAFLLRTVISPQLMNMVVSYSTPGGSFPEKLHIGTYAIFLVLAAILATRPIRLEGDEIRLFSATLLYAALFLLLLPYLAVMGLAGSAGFLIDAYLAACAAAMIMLFLGEDVRRALGNVMLGMLVLSAVIGTVEAATRHRLFPYPIAELQFRPIGLTYHPLALGAFSATAIGFVVLTRWSVWVRALCIAILFVGTAASGARAALLLAAGEILLLIVLLPWPGLSARHQRQAKLVTLLITLGAGAALIAVLFSAGLLNRFSNTLFDQNYDARVKIYDIFQYVSWKDILLGMDANETMRILNEKLHLPFIESTPVSLTLLFGFPIALLLAVTFFWFIFQLLRQAPLAAWIATAISLAAALSNNALSSKSPDVLLLVILLLAYRNPAPPAGQAGMAATRRGSDRPRAAGR from the coding sequence GTGAGCGAGATTGCCGCAGAATACCTGTCCGCTCAGGCCCGTCGCCGGAACGCCGTCACGCTGCTCTTCTTCCTGCTCGCGGCGCTCGCCTTCCTGCTCCGCACCGTCATCTCCCCTCAATTGATGAACATGGTGGTGTCCTATTCCACCCCGGGAGGGAGCTTTCCCGAGAAGCTGCATATCGGAACCTATGCGATCTTCCTGGTGCTCGCCGCCATCCTGGCGACGCGCCCCATCCGCCTCGAAGGCGACGAGATCAGGCTGTTCAGCGCGACGCTGCTCTATGCGGCGCTGTTCCTGCTGCTCCTGCCCTATCTCGCCGTCATGGGCCTCGCCGGCTCGGCCGGCTTCCTCATCGATGCCTATCTGGCCGCCTGCGCGGCGGCGATGATCATGCTGTTCCTCGGGGAGGATGTGCGCCGGGCGCTCGGAAACGTCATGCTCGGGATGCTCGTCCTCAGCGCCGTGATCGGAACGGTGGAAGCCGCCACCCGGCATCGGCTCTTCCCCTATCCCATCGCGGAACTGCAGTTCCGTCCGATCGGGCTGACCTACCACCCGCTGGCGCTCGGCGCATTCAGCGCCACCGCCATCGGCTTCGTCGTGCTGACGCGCTGGAGCGTCTGGGTGCGCGCGCTGTGCATCGCCATCCTGTTCGTCGGCACGGCGGCATCGGGCGCCCGGGCCGCCCTGCTGCTCGCCGCCGGCGAGATCCTGCTCCTGATCGTCCTCCTGCCCTGGCCCGGCCTGTCCGCCCGCCATCAGCGGCAGGCGAAGCTCGTCACGCTGCTGATCACGCTCGGCGCGGGCGCAGCCCTGATCGCGGTGCTGTTCTCGGCCGGCCTGCTGAACCGGTTCAGCAACACGCTCTTCGATCAGAACTACGATGCCCGCGTCAAGATCTACGACATATTCCAATATGTAAGCTGGAAAGACATCCTCCTCGGCATGGACGCCAACGAGACGATGAGGATCCTCAACGAAAAGCTGCACTTGCCCTTTATCGAGAGCACGCCGGTCTCTCTGACGCTTCTATTCGGCTTTCCGATCGCATTGCTTCTCGCGGTGACCTTCTTCTGGTTCATCTTCCAGTTGCTGCGCCAGGCGCCGCTGGCCGCCTGGATCGCCACGGCGATTTCGCTCGCGGCGGCGCTGTCGAACAACGCACTCTCTTCGAAATCCCCCGATGTCCTGCTGCTGGTTATCCTGCTCCTGGCCTATCGGAACCCGGCTCCTCCGGCCGGGCAGGCAGGGATGGCCGCGACACGTCGCGGATCGGATCGCCCAAGAGCCGCAGGCCGTTGA
- a CDS encoding amidase, with amino-acid sequence MTDLADLSASELLAAYRARRLSPVEVTRAVIARIAAWEPHLNALWAYDPEGALAQAKASEARWLRAEALPLDGVPGTIKENIRTRGVAVPLGTAATDLAPAADDAPPAARLREAGTIILAKTTMPDYGMLSSGLSSFHKLARNPWDTSRNPGGSSAGAGAAGAAGYGPLHVGTDIGGSVRLPAGWCGLVGLKPSFGRVPIDPTYYGRVAGPMTRTVEDAALMMRELSKPDPRDPMSLPPQEIDWLALEHDPKGLRLGLQLDAGIGLAVEPETRAVVEAAARAFAEAGAIVAPVAPHITRAMLDGLDDFWRQRAWVDIGALPAEKQAKVLPYIFRWAEGGRELSGERVYRGMSQMMAMREAALQAIRPYDFILSPVSPVPSFPAEWASPVDDPARPFEHIGFTVAANMSDQPAISVHAGLTKTGLPIGLQITGRRFDDLGVLRLARAWERMRGPIPRPGAPG; translated from the coding sequence ATGACCGACCTTGCCGATCTGAGCGCCAGCGAGCTTCTTGCCGCCTACAGGGCGCGCCGGCTCTCGCCGGTCGAGGTGACGCGGGCGGTGATCGCCCGCATCGCTGCCTGGGAGCCGCATCTTAACGCGCTCTGGGCCTATGACCCCGAGGGCGCGCTGGCGCAGGCGAAAGCCTCCGAGGCGCGCTGGCTGAGGGCCGAGGCGCTGCCGCTCGACGGCGTGCCCGGCACGATCAAGGAGAACATTCGCACCAGGGGCGTGGCCGTGCCGCTCGGCACCGCCGCGACCGATCTCGCCCCCGCCGCCGACGACGCGCCCCCGGCGGCGCGGCTGCGCGAGGCCGGCACGATCATCCTCGCCAAGACGACGATGCCCGATTACGGCATGCTCTCGTCGGGGCTGTCGAGCTTCCACAAGCTCGCGCGCAACCCCTGGGACACCAGCAGGAATCCCGGCGGCTCCTCGGCCGGCGCTGGTGCTGCTGGAGCGGCCGGCTACGGCCCCTTGCATGTCGGCACCGATATCGGCGGCTCGGTCCGGCTGCCGGCGGGTTGGTGCGGGCTCGTGGGCTTGAAGCCCTCATTCGGGCGCGTGCCGATCGATCCGACCTATTACGGGCGCGTCGCCGGGCCGATGACGCGCACGGTCGAAGACGCCGCGCTGATGATGCGCGAACTGTCGAAACCCGATCCGCGCGATCCGATGAGCCTGCCGCCGCAGGAGATCGACTGGCTGGCGCTCGAGCACGATCCGAAGGGCCTGCGCCTCGGCCTCCAGCTCGATGCCGGGATCGGCCTTGCCGTCGAGCCCGAGACCAGGGCGGTCGTCGAGGCGGCGGCGCGGGCCTTCGCGGAGGCCGGCGCCATCGTCGCGCCGGTCGCGCCGCACATCACCCGCGCGATGCTCGACGGGCTCGACGATTTCTGGCGCCAGCGCGCCTGGGTCGATATCGGCGCCCTGCCGGCCGAGAAGCAGGCCAAGGTGCTGCCCTATATCTTCCGCTGGGCGGAGGGCGGGAGGGAGCTGTCGGGCGAGCGCGTCTATCGCGGCATGAGCCAGATGATGGCGATGCGCGAGGCCGCGCTGCAAGCGATCCGGCCTTACGACTTCATCCTCTCCCCGGTCTCGCCGGTGCCGAGCTTTCCGGCTGAATGGGCCTCGCCGGTCGACGACCCGGCGCGGCCCTTCGAGCATATCGGCTTCACGGTGGCGGCGAACATGTCGGACCAGCCGGCGATCTCGGTCCATGCCGGGCTGACGAAAACGGGCCTGCCGATCGGCCTCCAGATCACCGGCCGGCGCTTCGACGATCTCGGCGTGCTCAGGCTGGCGCGGGCCTGGGAGAGGATGCGCGGCCCCATACCCCGGCCCGGGGCGCCGGGCTAG
- a CDS encoding ABC transporter permease, protein MSGAGGRRRWWLTPSCVIGAALTGLVVAMALISYLWTPWPPTRMAILNRLQGPSAAHWFGTDPFGRDVFSMIMVGARNSLAVGLGAVGVGMVAGTALGLAASVRRDGLLDHAIMRTADFTHAFPAVLTAIMMTAIAGPGMLNAVVAIAVLNLPYFARLARGAALQVRAQDFIQAARAAGLDDRQITLRHVLPNIAGILAVQATIQFALAVLAEAGLSYLGLGTQPPNPSWGRMLNEAQTFMAAQPWLAIFPGAAIALTVLGFNLLGDGLRDAVDPRLRRSR, encoded by the coding sequence ATGAGCGGCGCGGGCGGCCGGCGGCGCTGGTGGCTGACGCCCTCCTGCGTGATCGGGGCGGCGCTCACCGGGCTCGTCGTCGCGATGGCGCTGATCTCCTACCTCTGGACGCCCTGGCCGCCGACGCGGATGGCGATCCTGAACCGGCTGCAAGGCCCCTCCGCCGCGCATTGGTTCGGCACCGATCCGTTCGGGCGGGACGTCTTCTCGATGATCATGGTGGGCGCGCGCAATTCGCTGGCGGTGGGGCTCGGCGCCGTCGGCGTCGGCATGGTCGCGGGGACGGCGCTGGGACTGGCGGCTTCCGTCCGGCGCGACGGCCTGCTCGACCATGCCATCATGCGTACGGCCGATTTCACCCATGCCTTTCCGGCCGTGCTGACCGCGATCATGATGACCGCGATCGCGGGACCGGGCATGCTCAACGCCGTCGTCGCCATCGCCGTCCTGAACCTGCCCTATTTCGCGCGGCTCGCGCGCGGGGCGGCCCTGCAGGTCAGGGCGCAGGACTTCATCCAGGCGGCGCGGGCGGCCGGGCTCGACGACCGCCAGATCACGCTGCGTCACGTGCTGCCCAACATCGCCGGCATCCTGGCGGTGCAGGCGACGATCCAGTTCGCGCTCGCGGTGCTGGCCGAGGCGGGGCTGTCCTATCTCGGATTGGGCACGCAGCCGCCCAACCCCTCCTGGGGGCGGATGCTCAACGAGGCACAGACCTTCATGGCGGCGCAGCCCTGGCTCGCGATCTTTCCCGGCGCCGCGATCGCGCTGACGGTGCTGGGCTTCAACCTGCTCGGCGACGGCCTGCGCGACGCCGTCGATCCGCGCCTGCGCCGCAGCCGGTGA
- a CDS encoding ABC transporter permease, translated as MTGYVLRRLTALILTLLAAALVIFVMLEILPGDPAAVALGLNPAPEALAALRAEMGLDKPAALRFVLWLGGLATGDLGLSYTYRVPVSKLILERMAVTLPLALMAIGLSTAIGIPLGVFAAARHGGPADAGVMAFAQAGLAIPNFWFGLLLVLVFAVGLGWLPAGGFPGWQEPGAALKALLLPALALALPQAAIIARMTRSSMLDTLQEDFVRTARAKGLSEGTTLRRHALRNALIPVVTILGLQFSVLIAGAIIIENVFALPGLGRLVFQAIAQHDLIVVKDLVLLFAGAAILINFVVELTYGLIDPRLRQA; from the coding sequence GTGACCGGCTACGTCCTGCGCCGGCTCACCGCGCTCATCCTGACCCTGCTGGCGGCGGCGCTGGTGATCTTCGTCATGCTCGAAATCCTGCCCGGCGATCCGGCGGCGGTGGCGCTCGGGCTCAACCCGGCGCCGGAGGCGCTCGCCGCGCTGCGCGCCGAGATGGGCCTCGACAAGCCCGCCGCGCTGCGCTTCGTGCTCTGGCTCGGCGGGCTCGCCACCGGCGATCTCGGGCTGAGCTATACCTATCGCGTGCCGGTCTCCAAGCTCATCCTCGAACGGATGGCGGTGACGCTGCCGCTGGCGCTGATGGCGATCGGGCTTTCGACCGCGATCGGCATCCCGCTCGGCGTCTTCGCCGCCGCGCGCCATGGCGGTCCGGCCGATGCGGGCGTGATGGCCTTCGCCCAGGCCGGGCTCGCCATCCCGAATTTCTGGTTCGGCCTCCTGCTCGTGCTCGTCTTCGCCGTCGGGCTCGGCTGGCTGCCGGCCGGCGGCTTTCCGGGCTGGCAGGAGCCGGGCGCCGCGCTGAAGGCGCTCCTCCTGCCGGCGCTCGCGCTGGCGCTGCCGCAGGCGGCGATCATCGCGCGGATGACGCGCTCGTCGATGCTCGACACGCTGCAGGAGGATTTCGTCCGCACCGCCCGCGCCAAGGGCCTGAGCGAGGGCACGACGCTGCGCCGGCATGCGCTGCGCAACGCGCTGATCCCGGTCGTGACCATCCTCGGCCTGCAATTCTCGGTGCTGATCGCCGGCGCGATCATCATCGAGAACGTCTTCGCCCTGCCGGGGCTGGGGCGGCTCGTCTTCCAGGCCATCGCCCAGCACGACCTGATCGTGGTCAAGGACCTCGTCCTGTTGTTCGCGGGGGCGGCGATCCTGATCAATTTCGTGGTCGAGCTCACCTACGGGCTGATCGACCCGCGGCTGAGGCAGGCATGA
- a CDS encoding ABC transporter substrate-binding protein: MTTRRELLAGAGLAALAAGLPRAALAQPKDAVTIAQTLEPPTLDPTSGAAQAIREVTLQNIFEGLVKIDRTGKLQPCLAESWQLGDDAVTYRFKLRQGVRFHDGTPFTADQVKFSFERALAPDSTNAQRQLFTPIATIETPDPASVVIRLKQPTANFLYGLAWGDAVIVSPATAAGNKTDPVGTGPFKFARWNRGDRLELTRFDGYWGQAPALARATFRFMSDPQAQVAALRAGDVDAHTNLSAPEAVPQLRADPRLKVTIGATEGETVLATNNGKPPFDNLKVRQAIAHALDRKAIALGVYGFDVPLIGSHFSPLHPAYVDLTGTYPYDPAKARALLAEAGFPNGFSCTLKLPPPSYARRSGEIVAAMLADVGVKAAIESLEFPQWLERVFRNKDYDLSIIAHTEPLDIDIYARDGYYFQYKDPDFKALIARIATTLPEAERNALYRQAQEKLARDAVNGFLFVLPKITVANAALEGMWTDWPLPVTPLAELSWR; the protein is encoded by the coding sequence ATGACGACGCGGCGTGAACTCCTGGCCGGGGCGGGACTGGCGGCGCTGGCGGCCGGGCTTCCCCGCGCCGCGCTGGCGCAGCCGAAGGACGCCGTCACCATCGCCCAGACGCTGGAGCCGCCGACGCTGGACCCGACCTCGGGCGCAGCCCAGGCGATCCGCGAGGTCACGCTCCAGAACATCTTCGAGGGCCTGGTCAAAATCGACCGGACCGGCAAGCTTCAGCCTTGCCTCGCCGAGAGCTGGCAGCTCGGCGACGACGCCGTCACCTATCGCTTCAAGCTCCGGCAGGGCGTGCGCTTTCATGACGGCACGCCCTTCACCGCCGATCAGGTGAAGTTCTCCTTCGAGCGGGCGCTCGCCCCCGATTCCACCAATGCCCAGCGCCAGCTCTTCACGCCGATCGCGACGATCGAGACGCCCGATCCGGCGAGCGTGGTGATCAGGCTGAAGCAGCCCACCGCCAATTTCCTCTACGGCCTCGCCTGGGGCGACGCGGTGATCGTCTCGCCGGCGACGGCAGCCGGCAACAAGACCGACCCGGTCGGCACCGGCCCGTTCAAATTCGCCCGCTGGAACCGCGGCGACCGGCTCGAGCTTACCCGCTTCGACGGCTATTGGGGGCAGGCACCGGCGCTGGCGCGGGCCACCTTCCGCTTCATGTCCGATCCGCAGGCGCAGGTCGCGGCGCTCCGGGCCGGCGACGTCGACGCCCACACCAACCTCTCGGCGCCCGAGGCGGTGCCGCAGCTCAGGGCCGATCCGAGGCTCAAGGTCACGATCGGCGCGACCGAGGGCGAGACCGTGCTCGCCACCAACAACGGCAAGCCGCCCTTCGACAATCTCAAGGTCCGGCAGGCGATTGCGCACGCGCTCGACCGCAAGGCGATCGCGCTCGGCGTCTACGGCTTCGACGTGCCGCTGATCGGCAGCCATTTCTCGCCGCTGCACCCGGCCTATGTCGATCTGACCGGCACCTACCCTTACGACCCCGCCAAGGCCAGGGCGTTGCTGGCCGAGGCCGGTTTCCCGAACGGCTTCTCCTGCACGCTGAAGCTGCCGCCGCCGTCCTATGCCCGCCGCTCCGGCGAGATCGTCGCGGCGATGCTGGCCGATGTCGGCGTCAAGGCGGCGATCGAGTCGCTCGAATTCCCGCAATGGCTGGAGCGCGTCTTCCGCAACAAGGACTACGACCTCAGCATCATCGCCCATACCGAGCCGCTCGACATCGATATCTATGCGCGCGACGGCTACTACTTCCAGTACAAGGACCCGGACTTCAAGGCGCTGATCGCCAGGATCGCAACGACCCTGCCGGAGGCGGAACGCAATGCCCTCTACCGGCAGGCGCAGGAGAAGCTCGCGCGCGACGCGGTCAACGGCTTCCTGTTCGTCCTGCCCAAGATCACCGTCGCCAATGCCGCGCTGGAGGGGATGTGGACCGACTGGCCCCTGCCGGTGACGCCGCTGGCGGAGCTCAGCTGGCGGTGA